From Thalassotalea euphylliae, the proteins below share one genomic window:
- a CDS encoding aminoacyl-tRNA deacylase has product MTISTKLMNYLEDQQINFQTIKHAHSNSSIGSAISAQIPLQHLAKAVLLQNHEDRIVMAVLPANRKISISAINEQLMGSYRLLKEREVYQLFDDCERGAIPPVAEAFNMTSVCDNELDLLDFVYLEAGDHEHLLKLSHDDFEKLVSRCMHLTFSHEVFH; this is encoded by the coding sequence ATGACTATTTCTACAAAACTAATGAACTACCTTGAAGATCAACAGATAAACTTTCAAACCATCAAACACGCGCACTCAAATAGCTCAATAGGCAGTGCCATCAGCGCGCAAATACCGTTGCAACATCTCGCCAAGGCTGTGCTGCTACAAAACCATGAAGACCGTATTGTCATGGCGGTATTACCGGCCAACCGAAAGATAAGCATTTCGGCAATTAACGAGCAGCTGATGGGCAGTTATCGCTTGTTAAAAGAGCGGGAAGTCTATCAATTATTTGATGATTGCGAACGCGGTGCAATACCGCCTGTAGCAGAAGCTTTTAACATGACCAGTGTATGCGACAACGAACTAGACTTATTGGATTTTGTCTATTTAGAAGCCGGCGACCATGAACATTTGCTCAAGCTTTCGCATGACGACTTTGAAAAGTTAGTCAGCAGATGCATGCACCTTACCTTCAGCCATGAAGTGTTTCACTAG
- the ggt gene encoding gamma-glutamyltransferase produces the protein MKLNVFAIIIGVLTFSAAAHSNDSDIIIDDATGKPVKLREDGRGDRVIGAPWATRSPVLAINGMAATSHPLASQVAIDILQAGGNAIDAAIAANAAIGLMEPTGNGIGGDLFAIVWDPITKKLYGLNGSGRSAKGQTLAQLKAKIGNVSQIPNWGTPPVTVPGTVDAWFELHQKFGKLPMAKNLAPAIQYANQGFPVTEVIAYYMGRYQQHYAKLYKAGEIEEIDNYQATFLIEGVAPKAGEMFKNPDLAKTLEQIAKGGRDAFYKGNIAKTMDAYFKRIGGPLRYEDFASHTSTWVSPVSVNYRCYDVWELPPNGQGIAALQMLTVLENFDLASMGHNSADYLHVMTEAKKLAFEDRARFYADPAYQQINLSYLLSKQYGKARAKLIDMKQAATQVDHGDPKLIEGDTIYLTVADNNGMMVSLIQSNYRGMGTGLVADGLGFIFQNRGAQYSLTQDHPNVYAPGKRPFHTIIPAFITKDDKPYLSFGLMGGAMQPQGHVQMVTNIIDFGMNVQQAGDAARFHHRGSTSPTWKGRMKDGGTLELESGVTAQAVRELQKRGHKIHITSGPFGGYQAILKDPKTGVYHGASEMRKDGQAQGY, from the coding sequence ATGAAACTCAACGTATTCGCCATCATAATTGGTGTGTTAACCTTTTCTGCCGCCGCACACAGCAATGACAGCGACATCATTATTGATGACGCTACAGGTAAGCCAGTAAAACTCAGGGAAGATGGACGTGGTGATCGCGTGATTGGCGCACCTTGGGCAACGCGCTCACCAGTGCTAGCCATCAATGGCATGGCAGCGACTTCTCACCCATTAGCATCACAAGTAGCTATTGATATTTTACAAGCTGGCGGCAATGCCATAGACGCAGCAATTGCGGCAAATGCCGCGATTGGTTTAATGGAGCCAACCGGTAATGGTATCGGTGGTGATTTATTTGCCATCGTTTGGGATCCCATCACTAAAAAGCTCTACGGATTAAATGGCTCAGGGCGCTCTGCGAAAGGGCAAACTCTGGCACAATTAAAAGCAAAAATCGGTAACGTATCACAAATTCCTAATTGGGGGACACCGCCAGTCACAGTGCCAGGGACTGTTGATGCGTGGTTCGAATTACATCAAAAATTCGGCAAACTGCCAATGGCAAAAAACCTGGCACCAGCCATTCAATATGCCAATCAGGGCTTCCCTGTCACTGAAGTCATCGCTTATTACATGGGCCGTTACCAACAGCATTATGCCAAGCTCTACAAAGCGGGCGAAATCGAGGAAATTGACAATTATCAAGCGACATTTCTGATTGAAGGAGTCGCACCCAAAGCAGGAGAAATGTTTAAAAACCCTGACCTTGCCAAAACACTTGAACAAATTGCCAAAGGTGGCCGAGATGCGTTTTACAAGGGCAATATCGCAAAAACCATGGATGCGTACTTCAAACGTATCGGCGGCCCTCTCAGGTATGAAGATTTTGCCAGCCACACCAGCACGTGGGTATCGCCAGTGTCAGTGAACTATCGCTGTTATGATGTTTGGGAGCTACCGCCTAACGGCCAAGGTATCGCCGCATTGCAAATGCTGACCGTACTCGAAAATTTTGATCTTGCGAGCATGGGTCATAACAGCGCTGATTATCTACATGTGATGACCGAAGCGAAAAAATTGGCATTTGAAGACCGGGCGCGTTTTTATGCCGATCCAGCGTATCAGCAAATCAATTTGAGTTATTTGCTGTCAAAGCAATACGGTAAAGCTCGCGCCAAACTTATTGATATGAAACAGGCGGCAACTCAAGTGGATCATGGTGACCCAAAACTTATCGAAGGTGATACCATTTACCTCACCGTAGCCGATAACAACGGCATGATGGTGAGTTTAATTCAAAGTAACTACCGCGGCATGGGTACAGGGTTAGTGGCTGACGGCCTAGGCTTTATTTTTCAAAATCGGGGCGCACAATACTCACTAACACAAGACCATCCCAATGTTTATGCACCGGGCAAACGCCCCTTTCATACCATCATCCCAGCTTTTATTACCAAAGACGATAAACCTTATCTGAGCTTTGGCTTAATGGGCGGCGCGATGCAACCTCAAGGACATGTGCAAATGGTCACCAACATCATTGATTTTGGCATGAACGTGCAACAAGCGGGTGACGCAGCGCGTTTTCATCACAGAGGTTCAACCTCACCCACATGGAAGGGCCGTATGAAAGATGGCGGCACGCTAGAGCTAGAAAGTGGTGTGACCGCTCAAGCGGTACGCGAGCTACAAAAACGCGGACATAAAATACACATTACCAGCGGTCCGTTTGGTGGCTACCAAGCGATTTTAAAAGATCCAAAAACCGGGGTGTATCACGGCGCCAGTGAAATGCGTAAAGATGGGCAAGCACAGGGCTATTAA
- a CDS encoding inosine/guanosine kinase: MKFPGRRQHKHYFPVDNKNPLTNQVNRASQLVRNYIVGIDQTLVDIEAKVDQAFLDEFGLQRGMSQVISDEVTERLYQRLKDEALVNYEFAGGTIANTIHNYSVLADDRSVLLGVMSNNIKVGDYAYRFLSNTSSRVDLNHLQPVDGPIGRCFTLIDDSGERTFGINAGLINHLHPDSINEELIASASALVISSYLMRTQPGDTMTQAAIKAVKCANAANVPVVLTLGTKHLIEKEPEFWREFVKKHVNILTMNEEEALAITGYSDPLQAADCCLDWVDLVICTAGPEGLYMAGYVDDKFKRETEYPLMPGHIADFNRYEYSRPMRLDDCEQPVRIYTHTAPYMGGPDAIKNTNGAGDAALAAILHDLSANVYHKRNVENSSKHNQPALTYSSLSQMSKYANRASYEVLVQHSPRLSRGLPEREDSLEQAYWAK, encoded by the coding sequence ATGAAGTTTCCCGGTCGCCGCCAGCACAAACACTATTTTCCTGTCGACAATAAAAATCCATTAACCAACCAAGTTAACCGCGCCTCTCAGTTAGTGAGAAATTACATCGTGGGTATCGATCAAACCTTGGTAGATATTGAAGCGAAAGTGGATCAAGCATTCCTCGACGAATTTGGCTTGCAGCGCGGTATGTCGCAAGTTATCTCTGATGAGGTAACAGAGCGCTTGTATCAAAGACTAAAAGATGAAGCATTAGTAAATTACGAATTTGCCGGCGGCACGATAGCTAACACCATTCACAACTACTCAGTATTGGCGGATGATCGCTCGGTGTTATTAGGGGTAATGTCGAACAATATTAAAGTAGGTGATTATGCCTACCGCTTTTTGAGTAATACCTCATCGCGTGTTGACTTAAACCATTTACAACCCGTAGATGGCCCAATTGGTCGTTGTTTCACACTGATTGACGACTCAGGTGAGCGCACTTTTGGTATTAACGCGGGGCTGATTAATCACCTGCATCCCGACTCTATTAATGAAGAACTCATTGCCAGTGCGTCGGCATTAGTGATCAGCTCATATTTAATGCGCACTCAACCGGGCGACACCATGACCCAAGCTGCCATTAAAGCGGTAAAATGTGCCAATGCAGCCAATGTACCTGTGGTGCTTACCTTAGGAACGAAACACCTGATCGAAAAAGAGCCTGAGTTTTGGCGAGAATTTGTTAAAAAGCACGTCAATATCTTAACCATGAATGAAGAAGAGGCGCTGGCGATCACAGGTTATAGCGATCCACTGCAAGCGGCTGATTGTTGCTTAGATTGGGTTGATTTAGTGATCTGTACAGCTGGGCCAGAAGGCTTGTACATGGCAGGTTACGTTGATGACAAATTTAAACGTGAAACCGAGTACCCATTAATGCCTGGCCATATTGCCGACTTTAACCGCTACGAATATTCACGCCCAATGCGTTTAGATGATTGTGAACAACCGGTTCGAATTTATACCCATACTGCGCCTTATATGGGTGGCCCAGATGCCATTAAAAATACCAATGGTGCAGGCGATGCAGCCCTTGCGGCCATTTTGCATGATTTAAGCGCTAATGTTTATCACAAGCGCAATGTTGAGAACTCGAGCAAGCACAATCAACCTGCGTTGACGTACTCATCGTTATCGCAAATGAGTAAATACGCCAACCGTGCTAGTTATGAAGTGTTGGTGCAGCACTCACCGCGTTTATCTCGCGGTCTGCCAGAGCGAGAAGACAGCCTTGAGCAGGCGTACTGGGCGAAATAA
- a CDS encoding LysR substrate-binding domain-containing protein: MHIPLKSLRFFMLAARHGSFKAAAESLFVTQAAVSQQIRLLEENVGCKLFVRHGGKTTLTAQGEQLLPHIEQAFSHIELGLASIGKSSNPNELRITAFHSLTSLLLIPNIEQFNAAHPDIHVQFSPSNKLDDIRAQQLDVAIRRGNGDYPGLESKKLIDDEIVLVASPTLVSKQSLTAAQLLTLPLLEDTSEEYQSSIDQFLANCSATRDQLNPILRTSDSLPLIQYALAGKGMMFVSRALINHLLVDGTLVELLEHRFATDRTLYLVAPSHHFSFAKVRHFEHWIRQLFLQD, encoded by the coding sequence ATGCATATTCCACTAAAATCACTGCGATTTTTTATGCTTGCTGCGCGCCATGGGAGCTTCAAAGCCGCGGCAGAGTCTTTGTTTGTCACGCAGGCGGCGGTTAGCCAGCAAATTCGCTTATTGGAGGAGAATGTCGGGTGCAAGTTATTTGTTAGGCATGGCGGAAAAACCACGTTAACGGCTCAAGGGGAGCAGCTACTGCCCCATATTGAGCAAGCGTTTAGCCATATTGAGCTGGGCTTGGCGAGCATAGGTAAAAGCAGCAACCCAAATGAACTGCGAATTACCGCGTTTCACTCATTGACTTCGCTGTTGTTAATTCCAAATATTGAACAATTCAATGCTGCTCACCCTGACATTCACGTGCAGTTTTCGCCGAGCAACAAGCTCGATGATATTCGCGCGCAGCAATTAGATGTCGCAATAAGACGAGGTAACGGTGATTATCCTGGGCTAGAGAGTAAAAAGCTTATTGATGATGAAATTGTGCTGGTGGCAAGTCCAACCTTAGTAAGCAAGCAGTCGCTAACTGCCGCGCAATTATTAACGCTTCCGCTATTAGAAGACACGAGTGAGGAGTACCAAAGTTCGATTGACCAGTTTTTGGCGAACTGCAGCGCGACACGTGATCAGCTTAATCCAATACTGCGAACAAGTGACTCATTACCTTTGATACAATATGCGTTAGCGGGTAAAGGTATGATGTTTGTGAGCCGGGCATTGATCAATCATTTACTGGTTGACGGAACACTCGTCGAACTATTAGAACATCGCTTTGCGACGGATAGAACCCTGTACCTCGTTGCCCCTAGTCACCACTTTTCATTTGCTAAAGTGAGGCATTTTGAGCACTGGATTCGCCAATTGTTTTTACAAGATTAA